GTAAGACCAAACATCCAAGTATCTTGATTTAAAGATCCAACTGTTGGAGATATTCTATTTTTCCAAATTTGTGCAAATGAGTTAGTAGTGCTATTAGTTTTGAGTTTAAACATATACAAGCTATTATCAAAAAACACTGTATAATAGATATTTCTCCTTGAGTCTATTGTAAAATCAAATTCGCCAGAAGTGCCAACAAGTAATGGCTTTTGTTCTTGATACATTCCTAGATAAGCACCTTGTTTATTATATTTTGCAACATACATAATAAGCATATTGGTTGCATTATTAATACTAGTAGTGCCGTTATACTGAAAATACTCTCCTTGCTCAAGCAAACCTGCTATATAAATATTACCCATATTATCGACTTTCATTTTTGTTTTATTAAACATGTACATAGGTTCGGTTTCAGAGTGTTTCAGTATGTTTGACCAGCTATAATTCATATTAGCAGAATATTTTATGAGAATTACAGATTGATTATGCAATTCATAATTAACAGCTGGTAAACTTTGCATACCACTTTGTTTACTATCTAAATCAACAGTAAATGTGCCCCCGTCTTGAGAAGCCGATGCTTTTAGTATAATGTTTTTACTAGCATCAAAGCTCACATCCTGTATATGAAGACTCAAACTATTTGATACAATCTTATTGTGATTTAAATAATTTAAATTTTTATCGTATTTAACCATAAAAACTTCACCATCTAATGCTGTAACACTTTTTACTCCTGCTCCCGGATCTAAATCTAATTTGCACGATTCTGCTTCAAACACTACTAGCAGGTTCCCATTAGGATCAACGGCTATTTGGGAAGAATATATACGAGATTGATTTGTAACATTACCAATAGGCTTAATAACAGCAGATTTTAATAGAATGCCTTTCTCATCTATTTTCATTAGTAAAATATCATCAGGATTACTTGAATGTAACGTGGGATTAAACGTACCATTAAATACTTTGGTTCCATAGGAAATTTTTCCCGAAAAACTAGCACTTACATATAACCCCTTTTGAGCGCCAATAGCTTCTATATCCTCAATGATAGGTGTTCCCCATTGATTGAACCCTTTTAGCTCATTCGCCCACTTGTATTTACCAGAGTTAGCATCGTAAGCAGCAATTGTATAGCCTTCTCTAATAGCTTTGCCGGCAGATGGGTCAACATCAAAATTTATGATTGTAAAACTCTCATCGTACTCATCGCTACTATATCTGTAAATTTGATTACTTAGCGTATCAAGTACACCATTTGAAGCAACCCGCTCTTCTTCATTTTGAGTATAGGGAGTTGCATCAAATACATTTCTCCAAGCTACCGTAGCCTGTGCGTTTACATGTTGTTTAGTGTTTGCTGCCAATAGCAATGCTAGCGCAGCTAGTTTAATTGTTTGCTTTTTCATGGTTTTGGTTTAAGTTTATAGTTGTTATAGCAAATTTTCATAAAGGCATAATTAGTATTCCAGTTCACCGGTTTATTAATGTTTTAACCTAACCCTAACTAACAAACCAGCAAACTGGCAAACTAATATTACTTATTGTTTAATTACTTTCTTTACTTCTTTATTCCCGTTCGACACCACCTCTACAAAGTACATTCCTGCTGGCAGTTCAGATATATTCACTTTTGTCTCTGTTTCGGCAAGAGCAATAGTTTTTACTGCTACTCCACTGTAGTTATAAATTGTAGCTGTAGTATTCTCTGTGCTCTCTACCTTAATTGTTACAAAATCGGTAGCAGGATTTGGATATACCGATACGTTCATTGAACTTTCTTCCAAACCTGTTTTATAGGCTACATTATTGTTCTCTTCTATTTGCTCTTCTGGAGATAAAGCAGTACCACTTAAAGTGTACTTTATTACTACATCAGCAGCTCCTTTTGCTACAGAAAATTTAGACAATGGGTTATTAACTAAATCTTTGTACGTATTTAATGAATGCCCATCACCTAGATTAGCAAATAGATACACCTCATTTTTATTTGCAATAATAGTTGGAAAAGATTGAATTGGCTTTGATGGATTAACATTAAAAATGCTGTTTTTCCAAATCCTGGTAATTGAGTTTCCTGCCGTATTCAACTTCGACATATAAAGTCCATCATTCACTATGCAAGACAAATAGGCATTATTTTTTGAGTCTATAAAAAAACTTAATTCATCCACGGAACTTTCTGGACCCTTTATACCATATTTTGTTTCGGAATAAACTGTTTTTAAAGTACCTAATTTATCGTATTTAGCTACAAATAATTTCAGACTATCTTTCACTGGTCCGTGTAGAGTTTTAGTAGCCGACAAATCTATACTAGTGTTAAATCCTCCCCATGACTGATCACCTAAAATACCTGAAACAAATATATTACCTTGCTTATCAACATTTGTTCTAAGAAAAAAATCTTGTGTCAACGATAAATTAACTGTTCGTGTAAATGAATTAGTCCATAACAATTGCATACTAGGAGAGTATTTCGCAATGTATCTTCCCGGTAGTCCGTTTAGCTTTTGTGCACCAGATTGTTTCGCATCAAAATCTACGCTAGTTTGACTTTGATTGAATCCATGACCAAAATCAACTCCCGAAATAATAAAATTTTTGCTTCCATCAAAAAATATTCCATCAACAGAAAACTCTTCGCCATATGAAACTATTTTATTACTATTAATAAATTTCAAATTTGAATCGTACTTAACAATTCCAACATCATTTGGCCCTAAAATCACTTGCTTAGTAGAAGAAAGTGGATCTATTAAATAACCATTTACTGCAGAAGTATAATTTGTGAACACAATTGCTAACGATCCGTTTACATCAACAGCTGCAGTAGACATAGCAAAACTTCCAGGATACATCACATCTGGTTTCAGGAATAATGATTTTATCAATGTTCCATTTTCATTAATCTTTAACACAAAAAGGTCGTCCACATCAATACCCTCAGTAATTGCACTAGGAGTATTTGTAGAAGTAAATGAAGTGTTTTGATATTTTATCTTGCCAGAAAAGCTTCCAATTATATATAAACCTTTCTGCTTCCCTATTGGAACTATCTTAACAATAGATATGCCCCCATATTTACTTACCAAGGTTAAATTATTCACCCAATCAAGAGCGCCAGTATTAGATGAGTATGCAGCAACAACAGCACCACTTTTCATTACTTTTCCTACACCTGGATCAAAATCTTTCAAAGTTTTCTCATCAAATCCAAATCTGTAAATTTTATTAGACAACGTATCGATAACAGCCTCAGATGAGGATTGATAATCGTTAACACCCTCAAAATAAGTGAATGGACTATTATTCAATTGAGTTCGCCACGCAACAGATGCTTGCGCATTAATTTCATTTTTTGCTGAAGCCGCTAGTAGCAATGCTAGTGCAGCCAATTTAATTGTTTGCTTTTTCATGGTTTTGGTTTAAGTTTATGCTGCAAATAAACTACCAAAAGGATATCTGTGTCAAAGCAAAAAAAAAGTAGATAAGCTTGAATTAATAGGGCAACTGCTTACAATAGTTTGAAAATCAGGAAAGTAAAAATTGATGATTAGATTTAATATCATTTTTCTTTTTTTCACAAACTCTATTTATTAACACTTGAATTGAATAAAATTAATGGGTGCACAAATACACGTGTTTTACTTAACATTCATTAAAATTCCGAGGGAGTATTTGGGGAGTTAAAAACACAATTTAACTCAAATTGAATATGAGAACTAGTTTATAGCGGTCACTACCTAATGACACTTACGTGTCCTATATAGTTATGGTGTTTACCAAAAATGTCTGTTAGTTGTACTTTCCATACATACACATCTTCTTGCACATTTTCTAATACATTATTTACTCTACCATTCCACGGAACCGCTGTTTCGGGAGAATTGGTTTTGTGTGTAGTATAGATCATTTGCCCCCAACGATCGTATATCCATAACTGGTATTCGGCTATACCTATTCCTGCTCCATTTAACAAATCATTAATTCCATCGCTATTTGGAGTGAAAGAATTGGGAACATAAAAACCAAAATCTTCTGTGATTGTTAAACATTGCTCGGTTGTATCTTTACAAGTATGTGCATTTTCTACTACCAATAGCACACAAATCCTACCTGTATCATCAAACGTTTTAAACATATTCCAACTAACACTATCTGGCCCCTCCCCTTCAATACTCCACTTCCACTTACTTGCATCGGTAGATGTATTTTTAATTTCTACTATAGGGTTGGTTATAGATACTACGCTGGATGATAGGCTAAAGTCTGCATTAGGAGAATTGTACACAGTAATTTGATTGGGAATAACTGATGTTGATTGACACCCATTTATATCCTTTACAGATACAGTTGTACTATAAACTCCTGGTTCTGTATAACAATGCATGGGAGTATATAATGTACTAGTGCCACCATCTCCAAAACTCCAAAAGGTATTTATTAGATTTTGAGTAGATGTACTTATGCTAAAAGTACTGCATAACAAGGGACAACCAGATGATACATCACTAGTATAGGTTACAACCGGTAGTGCATTTACTGTTATACTTTGCAATGCTGATGCAATACAACCATTTGCATCTGTTACTTCTAGGGTTACTATTTGAGTACTATCAGGGGCTATTGTAATTACAGAATTAGTACAAGCTCCATTATTCCAGTTATAAGAAAATGGGGCTGTTCCTCCTGTTGCACTTGAACCTATTACAATACTATCTCCTGCACATAAACTACTTGCGCCTGAAGTTGTTGCTATTAATACCAGCGGCTCTGATACCGTAAAGCTATCTACATCAAAACAACCCACTTGGTCAGTTACGGTAACTGAATAAACTCCATATTGCAAAAAAAACAATGAATCGTTCTCTTCGCTTGTCCCTAACCAAGAATAATCTATGACACCTGTTCCTCCTTGAGTTGAAGCCCATACCATTCCATCACTTCCACCATAGCAACTTACACTTTTTCCTGATATTGTTAATTGTGGCCCAGGAGTGTTGGTTATGGTATATACAGAAATTAGTTTACACAAAGCACTATCACTTACCTCTACCGCATATGTTCCAGATGACATACCCGTTTGGTTAGATCCAATTGCATTTGTAGACCAACTGTAATGATAATTGCCTACACCTCCGGTTGCAGATAAACTAATTGCGCCATCTGCTCTATTACAAAATGTGGAAGTAACAGTTGATGTAATAGCTATTACAGGTGGTTGTGCTATTGCTACCGAATCAACAAATAGTGCACCAACAGAATCGGTTACTGTTACGTAATATTTTCCTGCGCATAAGTTTGATATACTATCAGTTGTTTGTCCTCCGGGTTGCCATAAATAACTATAGGGTGCAACTCCTCCATACATCTTTATTTGTGCTGTTCCATCGCAACTTGAATTACAGGTTACATCGGTTTTCTTAATCTCTTTTTCTGATACGATGCAACTCATATTGTCAATCCCACAATATGTCCACCCAAGATAAGGATTGTAACTAGAAGAATTGCAAATTGCTTTTGGATTAATTACTTGACCATTATACCCCATGGTTAAATAACACCATGTTTGGGTAGGGGTAAACTTAAATTCAACACTCTTCCAACTTGTATTATTAATAATTGTGTCAAAAAGAAGTTCTGCCTGATGATTACAATTATTCCCCCCCCAAATGGCAAACTTTGGAAACATACACGTATCCGCATTTTGCTGATAATAAAAAAGTAAGACTAGGTCGATAGTAAATTTATACTCTACACCTGCCTTCAAACACCCAGGAACTGGCTGACAAACCCTTTCCCACCAACTTCCAGAATAATCGCCAGTTAGACCTTGAAATGTATTTCCTAATGATGCCGGCATAGTTATTCCCCAATGGCCAGGCAAAATATCTGGAGTAGCTCCATTAGCAGTATGCCACCCTGGAGCTGGACTATGCATTGTGGGAACTCCCTCAAAATCACTATTTGTTAAACATATTTTTTGAGCACATAGATTAGAAATGTTTAAATGATAAAACAAGATGAAAATTATTACTCGAGAACCTATTCTAGAAATCAATAATTGACTTTTAAATTTATACATCTAGATAATAATATTGTATGCTTCAATATAACTTAGCATATAAAAGAAAGCTCATCAATATTTTAGAAAATAAGGTTATACAACCCCAAAAAATAAACATAACAACCTAACAATCTGTCTGTTGAATCAAAATAAATTAAATTACATAACATGCAATACTAATCAACAAAAAAGCTTATACAAGCGTTTAACTAATTTCTAACAAGGTATTTTTCCTAAATTGAAGTAATAATGGCAAACATAAACAATGACTTATTTGAATTAATAAAATCTCTTACTAATGCAGAGATTAAACAATTCTATTTTTTTTGTAAAAATCAGGGGCATAAAGAGGAAAAACAGTATTTAGTTTTGTTTGAAGAGCTTAGAAAAGCAAGTTTTTATGATGAAGAACATACAAAAGAAAAACTAAAAAAAGTAATTAAAAATTATGCTGTTTTAAAAAACTACCTATTTGACCTCATCATCAAAAGCTTTATGCTTGATTTTACCAGTAGCAATCCAATATTTGAGTTAAACAAATCTTTAGTAGAAATAGAAATATTAAGAGGCAAAGGGCTTTTAAAAAGAAGTAATCATTTAATAGAATTGACAAAAAAGAAAGCACATGAGTGCGAAGAATATCAGATTGTGATTCAACTTATAGACCAGCAACTGAAAAATATATTTTTCAAAGGGCAGTTTAATAAAACAACATATTCTAAATTAATTGAAGAAAGAAGAACAGCAAATGACTTTTTATTTAGAAAAAACAAATTACATATACTCGTAAATGATTTGATTTTCTTAGAAAACACTACATCATTCATTGCCCCTAATTTCACAAAAAGAATAAATGAAATAAAAGAAGAATTACTAGCACTCCTAAATCAGCAGCCTAACCCTGTTTTTGTTGATATCATTTGCCTAGAAAACCTCTCCTTGATAGAGGCAAGAACAGAAGCTTTTGAAGAAGCAATAAAACACATAAGTGAATTACAAAAGAAATTCAAACAACTTTCAGAAAAGCTTTTTTTATTTAAACAGTTTCATTACAAATACTTCAACTCTATTTTGAATAAATTTTTTTATGAAATTCGCCTCAAAAAAATAGAGCAAGCTACAGTCTCCATCCATGAATTGGAGTCTACTGGTAGTTATTACAATAATAAACCCGAAAGCAATGCCATTTTATCTGACTTAACATTTGCAAAATGCTTTTACATGCTTTCTACTGGGAAATTTAATACGTACGAACTAAATGAATTTGACTCGCTAAATACCCCTAATAAAGTTTCTGCATCAATGCAACAAAACAGATCGTTTTTAATATATGCAACTTTATTATTATTCAAAAAAGAACTCAAAAAACTAACGCGTATTTTTTTTCAAATTGAAACAAGTGATACTCAAGTTTTCTCTGGTCAATTTTCAGGTGGCACATTATTGATATACGCTACTCTACAATTTGAAAAAGGGGATTACGAAGAGTTACTCAGATTAAAAAAACTAGCATTAAAAAACACAATCACTAATGAGCAAAGTGTACTCTACTGGATTGATAGTTTATTACAGCTCCTAAATGAGGGAATAAACGCTCTACCTATCAAACTAATGCAATTATCTCAAGCGATTAATAGCAATAACAACAAGACTTTATTGTCACAATATTTTTTAACGGACTGGCTTGAAAGCAAAATTCAGAACAGACCTATTGAGGAAATATTATCACAAAAAATATTAAAAGATAAAAACAGCTCTACCTAATCACACTTACATGTCCAACGTAGTTATGGTGTTTACCAAAAATGTCTGTTAGTTGTACTTTCCAGACATACACATCCTGTTGTACTATTTCTAAAATATTATTGACTCTGCCATTCCATGGAACGGCCGTTTCCGGTGAATATGTTTTGTGTGTGGTATAAAGCATCTGTCCCCAACGATTGTAAATCCATAACTGGTATTCGGCTATGCCAATTCCCCAACCATTGAACAAATCATTAATTCCATCGCTATTCGGAGTGAATGAGTTTGGAATATAAAACGCAAAATTAGGATTAACAGTTATACATTGAGAAGTGCTATCAATGCAACCTTTCTGGGATATTGCAATCAATTTGGTACAAAAGTAGCCTGTATCGGGATAGCTGTACGAAGGATTAACAATTGTACTTGTTGATTGAGAATTATCGCCAAAATTCCACAGGTACGATACCGCATTGGTACTTTCGTTGGAATAATTAACATTTGCATTTAACACATCTGTGCTATACGATGATGGCGTAAATGCCGCTTGTGGTAATCCATACACAGTTATAGAGTTAGTGCTGCTGATGTTATTTGAACAACCATTGTTATCTATCACCGTAACTGAATACGAGTAGCTGCCCGAATTGGCAAAGCATTGTGTAGCATTGCTCATAGTGCTTTGCGAGCCATCGCTAAAATACCATTGTACTTGTTGAGTATTATCTGTAGTGTTGGCAAGCTTTACACACAAAGGTGCGCAGCCTGCTGTATCTTGTGCTGTATAACTTACCTGCGGCAAAGCATGCCAAGTGAGCGTACTGGAATAACTGGCAGTACAATTCCTACTATCTGTTACTGTTACTTGATATGCTGTAGTTGTATTTACTAGCGTAGAAACGGTATTGGTAATAGAACTAAATGGTGTCCACTGGTAAGCAAAGCCACCATTGCCTCCTGTTGGTACAGCCGTTAAATTGCTTGTTCGTCCGGCACAAGCAGCGCTATCACCTGTTGTTGTTATAATTAATGCGGGTGGCTCTGTAATACTTATTGTTGCAGTATTTGTACAACCATTGCCATCTGCTACGGTTACGCTATACGTATTAGCGCTAACATTAGAAAGTGTGTTTGTAGTTTCTCCGTTACTCCAATTGTAAGAATAGGGGGCAAATGTATTTTGTCCTGCCACAGCAGCACTTCCATCACTCAGCGAATTACACGATACGGGAACAATAGTTGTTGTAGCAATACTTGGTAGCGCATTTACAGTAAGTGTGTAGGGTAATGTATAAGGACAGCCTTGTGTGGTGTTGCCGCTTACTGTATACGTAACACTAGTGGGAGGATTGGCAATAACTGTTGTACTTGTGGCAGTATTTAAATTACTCGCAGGACTCCAGTTGGCAGTACTTACACCCTTAACTTCTAGTATTGATAGGCTTCCTGTACAAAGTACACTATCTCCACTAATAGTAACATTATTATTCGGAATGGAAACGGTTACACTTTTGAAAACACTGTCGGTATTGCAAACAGAGCTAATAATTAGCTTAACTTGATAGGTGCCACTACTACTGTAGCTTACCTGTGGGTTAAAAGAAGTAGACGAACTTGGCGTGCCTCCTTGAAAACTCCATACAAAATTAGTACCACTCGGATCGCAGTAATGGTGTGGCGTATAGTTCACTTGCACCGAACACCCTTGCGGAACCACTGTGGTATCAAAGGTTACATCGCTGTACGTATCGTCACCACAGTTTAAGGCGCAAATTCGGCCAATAACCAAATCTTCAAAGCCGCCAGCATGTGTGGGTTGAAAGGAGTTTGCTGTTGTAGGATAACCACCTTGACCTGCATTTACAAAATAAATAAATCCGTTCTTTACTTTAATATCGCCACGCACATCTCCGTTATCCCAGTCATCTTCATCCGGACCACCTAAGTAAGTAGAGCATAAATAATCGCCTGTAAGTCCATCAAATTTTGCTATGTAATGATCTTCTATGCCTCCAAATGTATTCTGATAACCACAAGAGCTAGTAGTTATACTGGCTTCAAAATCTTCGTACTCGCCAAATATATAGGGATTGCCGTTAGCATCAAGAGTTAAAAATGGGAAAAGTTCTCTATCAGATGTTCCAAACGCTGTGGACCACAGAATAGAGCCATTAGCATTTAACTTAACTAAATACAAGTCTGTCCCTCCTTGAAAAGGATTATTAGTTGGAGGGGAACACGTATAAGCGCCATCTGCAGTTGTTGAAACGACTATATCATTTGAGGCATTACACTGAACATCGGGAAAGTTTCCTGGTATCATAGTAGACCAAACAATATTTCCGATAGCATCCATCTTTACACAAAAACTTTCGAAAACGTTTGTACTGCAACCAAATGGATTGATGGTTGTTGGATATAATCCTAATGGTTGTCCTACTAATACAATATTATTCAATGCATCTGCTGCTACTGCCTTTGATTCAGAACCCACAACAGCACTATAAAAATTTGCAAATACAATATTTCCCAACTTGTCGAATTTAGAAACGAATGCATTCCCTTTGGTATTTCCGGGATTTATGCTTTGAGTTGAAGATATGGGTAAACTATCCATAGCTGTACCACAAAAAACAATGTTATCATTTTGATCGATGGCAAGATCAGAAGAATAACCATCAATGTATGCCATAGCTCCTTGCCCTGAAATAAAAGCACGATAATAAGAGCTCCAATTAAGAATACCGGCAGAGTTTAATTGAAATAAAAAATAACAAAATACACCCATAGGATTAGAGCTTTGAAAAGCTCCTAAAGTGACAGGTAAGTTTAGAGAATTCGTAATGCCAAGTATAGATAGATTGTTTTGACTGTCGTGAGCAATTGCTTTTGACACTTCAAACTTGCTACCCCCAAAGTAGGTTGCCCAATTTCTACTACCTGTATTTGAAAAACTTGCAACCACAATCTCTTTTGTACCGGAACTAGAGTTGTTTACCACTTGAAAGGCTCCAACAGAAACTGGGAAACCGTTAGAGAATGTAGTTCCTGAGGTAATTAAATTATTCAAGTTATCAGCAGTAATTGTATTTGCGTAATCCATTCCACTGCCGCCCATAAATGTTATCCAGGCGCTACTAGGGTCTATTACTAACGAATAATTTTTATTGTATGCCCCCACAGAAAAAGAAAGAAAAAAAGATTGCTCCTTCGATTCGTCTTTTTTTACTATAT
The sequence above is drawn from the Bacteroidota bacterium genome and encodes:
- a CDS encoding gliding motility-associated C-terminal domain-containing protein yields the protein MQFRYLLLFFICNYCVGNTSETSTALRGNGMNFIENKGQVVDMNQNLRPDVLFVGDGGGNKVYLRQTGISYVLLENLVRTFASEEEKLGAGPDTRPINGCRVDVNFVGANNAFQTRKEQEVEGYTNYYYAHCPTGITHVKGFNKVTYENIYNNIDFVAYGNKANGIKYDMVVNPGGEVNDIQLNYTGVDNIKEVNGRLYIETSVGTIEEWMPKVYQTIDGTIQDVAMQYIVKKDESKEQSFFLSFSVGAYNKNYSLVIDPSSAWITFMGGSGMDYANTITADNLNNLITSGTTFSNGFPVSVGAFQVVNNSSSGTKEIVVASFSNTGSRNWATYFGGSKFEVSKAIAHDSQNNLSILGITNSLNLPVTLGAFQSSNPMGVFCYFLFQLNSAGILNWSSYYRAFISGQGAMAYIDGYSSDLAIDQNDNIVFCGTAMDSLPISSTQSINPGNTKGNAFVSKFDKLGNIVFANFYSAVVGSESKAVAADALNNIVLVGQPLGLYPTTINPFGCSTNVFESFCVKMDAIGNIVWSTMIPGNFPDVQCNASNDIVVSTTADGAYTCSPPTNNPFQGGTDLYLVKLNANGSILWSTAFGTSDRELFPFLTLDANGNPYIFGEYEDFEASITTSSCGYQNTFGGIEDHYIAKFDGLTGDYLCSTYLGGPDEDDWDNGDVRGDIKVKNGFIYFVNAGQGGYPTTANSFQPTHAGGFEDLVIGRICALNCGDDTYSDVTFDTTVVPQGCSVQVNYTPHHYCDPSGTNFVWSFQGGTPSSSTSFNPQVSYSSSGTYQVKLIISSVCNTDSVFKSVTVSIPNNNVTISGDSVLCTGSLSILEVKGVSTANWSPASNLNTATSTTVIANPPTSVTYTVSGNTTQGCPYTLPYTLTVNALPSIATTTIVPVSCNSLSDGSAAVAGQNTFAPYSYNWSNGETTNTLSNVSANTYSVTVADGNGCTNTATISITEPPALIITTTGDSAACAGRTSNLTAVPTGGNGGFAYQWTPFSSITNTVSTLVNTTTAYQVTVTDSRNCTASYSSTLTWHALPQVSYTAQDTAGCAPLCVKLANTTDNTQQVQWYFSDGSQSTMSNATQCFANSGSYSYSVTVIDNNGCSNNISSTNSITVYGLPQAAFTPSSYSTDVLNANVNYSNESTNAVSYLWNFGDNSQSTSTIVNPSYSYPDTGYFCTKLIAISQKGCIDSTSQCITVNPNFAFYIPNSFTPNSDGINDLFNGWGIGIAEYQLWIYNRWGQMLYTTHKTYSPETAVPWNGRVNNILEIVQQDVYVWKVQLTDIFGKHHNYVGHVSVIR
- a CDS encoding T9SS type A sorting domain-containing protein, translated to MKKQTIKLAALALLLAASAKNEINAQASVAWRTQLNNSPFTYFEGVNDYQSSSEAVIDTLSNKIYRFGFDEKTLKDFDPGVGKVMKSGAVVAAYSSNTGALDWVNNLTLVSKYGGISIVKIVPIGKQKGLYIIGSFSGKIKYQNTSFTSTNTPSAITEGIDVDDLFVLKINENGTLIKSLFLKPDVMYPGSFAMSTAAVDVNGSLAIVFTNYTSAVNGYLIDPLSSTKQVILGPNDVGIVKYDSNLKFINSNKIVSYGEEFSVDGIFFDGSKNFIISGVDFGHGFNQSQTSVDFDAKQSGAQKLNGLPGRYIAKYSPSMQLLWTNSFTRTVNLSLTQDFFLRTNVDKQGNIFVSGILGDQSWGGFNTSIDLSATKTLHGPVKDSLKLFVAKYDKLGTLKTVYSETKYGIKGPESSVDELSFFIDSKNNAYLSCIVNDGLYMSKLNTAGNSITRIWKNSIFNVNPSKPIQSFPTIIANKNEVYLFANLGDGHSLNTYKDLVNNPLSKFSVAKGAADVVIKYTLSGTALSPEEQIEENNNVAYKTGLEESSMNVSVYPNPATDFVTIKVESTENTTATIYNYSGVAVKTIALAETETKVNISELPAGMYFVEVVSNGNKEVKKVIKQ
- a CDS encoding gliding motility-associated C-terminal domain-containing protein; amino-acid sequence: MHSPAPGWHTANGATPDILPGHWGITMPASLGNTFQGLTGDYSGSWWERVCQPVPGCLKAGVEYKFTIDLVLLFYYQQNADTCMFPKFAIWGGNNCNHQAELLFDTIINNTSWKSVEFKFTPTQTWCYLTMGYNGQVINPKAICNSSSYNPYLGWTYCGIDNMSCIVSEKEIKKTDVTCNSSCDGTAQIKMYGGVAPYSYLWQPGGQTTDSISNLCAGKYYVTVTDSVGALFVDSVAIAQPPVIAITSTVTSTFCNRADGAISLSATGGVGNYHYSWSTNAIGSNQTGMSSGTYAVEVSDSALCKLISVYTITNTPGPQLTISGKSVSCYGGSDGMVWASTQGGTGVIDYSWLGTSEENDSLFFLQYGVYSVTVTDQVGCFDVDSFTVSEPLVLIATTSGASSLCAGDSIVIGSSATGGTAPFSYNWNNGACTNSVITIAPDSTQIVTLEVTDANGCIASALQSITVNALPVVTYTSDVSSGCPLLCSTFSISTSTQNLINTFWSFGDGGTSTLYTPMHCYTEPGVYSTTVSVKDINGCQSTSVIPNQITVYNSPNADFSLSSSVVSITNPIVEIKNTSTDASKWKWSIEGEGPDSVSWNMFKTFDDTGRICVLLVVENAHTCKDTTEQCLTITEDFGFYVPNSFTPNSDGINDLLNGAGIGIAEYQLWIYDRWGQMIYTTHKTNSPETAVPWNGRVNNVLENVQEDVYVWKVQLTDIFGKHHNYIGHVSVIR
- a CDS encoding T9SS type A sorting domain-containing protein; translated protein: MKKQTIKLAALALLLAANTKQHVNAQATVAWRNVFDATPYTQNEEERVASNGVLDTLSNQIYRYSSDEYDESFTIINFDVDPSAGKAIREGYTIAAYDANSGKYKWANELKGFNQWGTPIIEDIEAIGAQKGLYVSASFSGKISYGTKVFNGTFNPTLHSSNPDDILLMKIDEKGILLKSAVIKPIGNVTNQSRIYSSQIAVDPNGNLLVVFEAESCKLDLDPGAGVKSVTALDGEVFMVKYDKNLNYLNHNKIVSNSLSLHIQDVSFDASKNIILKASASQDGGTFTVDLDSKQSGMQSLPAVNYELHNQSVILIKYSANMNYSWSNILKHSETEPMYMFNKTKMKVDNMGNIYIAGLLEQGEYFQYNGTTSINNATNMLIMYVAKYNKQGAYLGMYQEQKPLLVGTSGEFDFTIDSRRNIYYTVFFDNSLYMFKLKTNSTTNSFAQIWKNRISPTVGSLNQDTWMFGLTALANKNSFYLLSAMTVGVHYKEAAILSNNQFGVAAAQFTDYKDVMIKYTLSGSALSPEDQTEENNSIAYKTVVEEATTNVAIYPNPATDFVTIKVESTENTTATIYNYSGVAVKTIALAETETKVNISELPAGMYFVEVVSNGNKEVKKVIKQ